Proteins encoded by one window of Salmo trutta chromosome 17, fSalTru1.1, whole genome shotgun sequence:
- the LOC115152357 gene encoding fibroblast growth factor 4B-like, which produces MSVHASWLPVPLLVWGLVCSSVRTAPLAGMQNGALERHWETLYSRSLARNPWEKREITRDGEYLMGIKRLRRLYCNVGIGFHIQVLPDGKITGIHNENRYSLLEISPVERGIVTIFGVRSGLFLAMNSKGKLYGSGHYNDECKFKESLLANNYNAYESAAHPGMYVGLSKTGKTKKGNRVTPAMTVTHFLPRI; this is translated from the exons ATGTCTGTCCACGCGTCCTGGCTACCAGTACCGCTGCTGGTGTGGGGACTGGTCTGCAGCTCAGTGCGCACTGCCCCGTTAGCGGGTATGCAGAACGGCGCACTTGAGCGGCATTGGGAAACGCTCTACTCTCGATCACTGGCTCGGAATCCATGGGAAAAGAGAGAAATCACCCGGGATGGTGAATATCTTATGGGCATCAAAAGACTTAGGCGTCTCTATTGCAACGTCGGCATTGGGTTTCATATTCAAGTTTTACCAGACGGAAAGATCACTGGAATACATAACGAAAATAGATACA GTCTCCTTGAGATATCACCTGTGGAGAGAGGGATTGTGACAATCTTTGGAGTCCGAAGTGGTCTGTTTCTAGCCATGAACAGCAAAGGGAAGCTCTATGGATCT GGTCATTACAACGACGAGTGCAAGTTCAAGGAAAGTCTCTTGGCAAATAACTACAACGCTTATGAATCTGCAGCACACCCAGGGATGTATGTTGGACTGAGTAAGACTGGCAAAACCAAAAAAGGTAACCGAGTTACACCAGCCATGACAGTGACACACTTCTTACCGAGGATCTGA